A part of Notolabrus celidotus isolate fNotCel1 chromosome 21, fNotCel1.pri, whole genome shotgun sequence genomic DNA contains:
- the aldh1l2 gene encoding mitochondrial 10-formyltetrahydrofolate dehydrogenase, giving the protein MLWTASQVFRRFSTSSNYYQNKLKLAIIGQSLFGQEVYSNLRKQGHKVVGVFTVPDKDGKADPLAVAAEKDGTPVFKFPRWRLKGKPIPEVVEAYKAVGAELNVMPFCSQFIPMNVIDNPTHGSIIYHPSILPLHRGASAINWTLIHGDNKAGFTVFWADDGLDTGPILLQKECAVEANDTVDSLYNRFLFPEGIKAMVESVQLIADGKAAKVPQTEEGATYEGIQKKSNAKVNLAQPAQAIHNWIRGHDKVPGAWALIGGQSVTLYGSSMLGESVPAGQPLEVEGASQPGVVTKKGLVLYGTDGKALLVKNLQFEDGKMISASKYFSSGESSSVELTEEEKKLAEDVRNIWKGILSNVSAIEDSTDFFKSGAASMDVVRLVEEVKQKCAGMQLQTEDVYMATTFQDFIQMFVRKLRGEDQEEELIIDYATKDVNNMTLKMPNQCFINGKFEDAENGKTYNTINPTDGSVICKVSYASVGDVDRAVAAAKEAYEVGPWGRMNPRDRGSLLYKLADLMEEHQEELATIESIDSGAVYTLALKTHVGMSIQTFRYFAGWCDKIQGKTIPINQARPNRNLTFTRREPLGVCAIVIPWNYPLMMLAWKSAACLAAGNTLVLKPAQVTPLTALKFAELSVKAGIPKGVVNILPGSGGMVGQRLSDHPDIRKLGFTGSTPIGKQIMKSCAVSNLKKVSLELGGKSPLIIFGDCDMDKAVRMGMSSVYFNKGENCIAAGRLFVEDCIHDEYISRVVEEIKKMKIGDPLDRSTDHGPQNHKAHMDKLLEYCEVGLKEGATLVCGGRQVDRPGFFMEPTVFTGVEDHMFIAKEESFGPIMVVSKFKDGDVDGVLQRANDTEYGLASGVFTRDINKAMYVSEKLDAGTVFVNTYNKTDVASPFGGFKQSGFGKDLGEDALSEYLKTKAVTVEY; this is encoded by the exons CGGTGGCAGCAGAGAAAGACGGGACACCGGTGTTCAAGTTCCCTCGGTGGCGGTTGAAGGGGAAGCCGATCCCAGAGGTGGTGGAGGCGTACAAGGCGGTGGGCGCTGAGCTCAACGTGATGCCCTTCTGCTCCCAGTTCATCCCCATGAACGTCATCGACAACCCGACACACGGCTCCATCATCTACCATCCTTCAATCCTGCCTCTGCACCGAGGAGCCTCCGCCATCAACTG GACTCTGATCCATGGAGATAACAAAGCCGGCTTCACGGTGTTCTGGGCCGACGATGGACTGGACACCGGACCCATCCTGCTGCAGAAAGAGTGTGCTGTGGAGGCCAACGACACCGTGGACTCGCTTTACAACCGCTTCCTCTTCCCTGAGGGCATCAAGGCCATG gtGGAATCTGTGCAGCTCATCGCTGACGGGAAGGCCGCTAAAGTTCCTCAGACAGAAGAAGGAGCCACATACGAGGGCATTCAGAAGAAGTCCAATGCCAAG GTCAACCTGGCCCAGCCAGCACAGGCCATCCACAACTGGATCCGTGGCCATGACAAAGTCCCCGGTGCCTGGGCTCTCATTGGTGGTCAG TCCGTGACCCTGTACGGGTCTTCCATGCTGGGTGAGTCAGTACCAGCCGGTCAGCCCCTGGAGGTTGAGGGAGCATCGCAGCCCGGCGTGGTCACCAAGAAAGGACTGGTCCTGTACGGGACTGACGGGAAAGCT CTGCTGGTGAAGAACCTGCAGTTTGAGGACGGGAAGATGATCTCAGCATCCAAATACTTCTCATCAGGAGAGAGCTCGAGTGTGGAGCTGacggaggaagagaagaagctgGCAGAGGATGTCAGG AACATCTGGAAGGGAATCCTCAGCAACGTGTCAGCCATTGAGGACTCAACAGACTTCTTCAAGTCTGGAGCGGCCTCCATGGACGTGGTCAG GctggtggaggaggtgaagcAGAAGTGTGCCGGCATGCAGCTGCAGACAGAGGACGTCTACATGGCCACCACCTTCCAGGACTTCATCCAGATGTTCGTCCGCAAGCTGAGGGGAGAGgaccaggaggaggagctgatcATCGACTAT GCAACCAAAGATGTGAACAACATGACGCTGAAGATGCCAAACCAGTGTTTCATCAACGGCAAGTTTGAGGACGCTGAAAACGGAAAGACCTACAACACCATCAACCCGACTGATGGATCT GTGATCTGTAAGGTGTCCTACGCCTCAGTGGGCGACGTGGACCGGGCTGTGGCAGCTGCTAAAGAGGCATACGAAGTTGGACCATGGGGCCGGATGAACCCCAGAGATAGAGGAAGTCTGCTGTACAA ACTTGCTGACCTGATGGAGGAGCACCAGGAGGAGTTAGCCACCATTGAATCTATCGACTCTGGAGCCGTGTACACACTCGCCCTGAAGACGCACGTGGGCATGTCCATCCAGACCTTCAGATACTTTGCCGGCTGGTGTGATAAAATCCAG GGTAAGACAATCCCGATCAACCAAGCCAGACCGAACCGCAACCTGACCTTCACTAGGAGAGAACCTCTGGG tgtgtgtgccaTCGTCATCCCCTGGAACTACCCGCTCATGATGCTGGCATGGAAGAGTGCTGCCTGCCTCGCCGCTGGAAACACGCTCGTTCTTAAACCTGCACAG GTCACTCCTCTGACAGCGCTGAAGTTTGCAGAGCTGTCAGTGAAAGCTGGGATTCCCAAAGGAGTTGTAAACATCTTACCGGGCTCAG GCGGGATGGTGGGTCAGCGTCTGTCCGACCATCCAGACATCCGCAAGCTGGGCTTCACTGGCTCCACACCCATCGGCAAACAGATCATGAAGAG CTGTGCAGTTAGTAACCTGAAGAAGGTTTCCCTGGAGCTTGGTGGGAAGTCGCCGCTCATTATCTTTGGGGACTGTGACATGGACAAGGCTGTTCGCAtg gGCATGAGCTCTGTGTATTTCAACAAAGGAGAGAACTGCATCGCTGCAGGACGTCTGTTTGTCGAGGACTGCATTCACGACGAGTACATCAGCCGAGTG GTGGAGGAGATCAAGAAGATGAAGATTGGAGACCCTCTGGATCGCTCCACAGACCACGGCCCTCAGAACCACAAAGCTCACATGGACAAGCTGCTGGAGTACTGCGAGGTGGGATTGAAGGAGGGGGCCACGCTGGTGTGCGGAGGCAGACAGGTGGACAGgccag GTTTCTTCATGGAGCCCACTGTGTTTACCGGCGTGGAGGACCACATGTTCATCGCCAAAGAGGAGTCCTTTGGCCCCATCATGGTGGTGTCCAAATTCAAAGATGG TGACGTGGACGGCGTGCTGCAGAGAGCCAACGACACAGAGTACGGCCTGGCCTCTGGCGTGTTTACCCGGGACATCAACAAGGCGATGTACGTGAGCGAGAAGCTGGATGCGGGGACAGTGTTTGTAAACACGTACAACAAGACGGACGTGGCTTCACCGTTTGGAGGCTTCAAGCAGTCCGGCTTCGGGAAAGACCTCG GAGAGGACGCTCTCAGTGAATACCTCAAGACCAAAGCAGTGACTGTGGAGTACTAA
- the c21h12orf45 gene encoding uncharacterized protein C12orf45 homolog produces the protein MLITLATHTDTCRRKHLHTVSIMELNIKKTSSQALLSCGNEGGLNEKLLLKPKVGRSLQTERVPKSSVLERLQSFLPQMAEANEKLKQQMEEAPAGCFDIESVEEAERVIEMDVALVELSGSDSEDEETTSDSDEDSDSDEESKITEEKLKLPGDKAKKKKANIQVVDQKGE, from the exons ATGTTGATCACTCttgcaacacacacagacacatgtcgGAGAAAACATCTCCACACGGTGTCTATAATGGAATTAAACATCAAGAAAACGAGTTCACAGGCTCTGCTGTCATGCGGAAACGAAGGag GGCTCAATGAGAAGCTTCTCCTCAAACCAAAGGTTGGCCGatccctgcagacagagagagtccCGAAAAGCAGCG tgttggAGCGGCTGCAGAGCTTCCTGCCTCAGATGGCCGAGGCCAACGAAAAGCTGAAGCAGCAGATGGAGGAGGCTCCCGCTGGATGCTTCGACATCGAGAGTGTGGAAGAGGCGGAGCGGGTCATCGAGATG GATGTTGCTCTGGTAGAGCTCAGCGGCTCAGACTCTGAAGATGAAGAGACAACATCAGACTCTGATGAGGACTCAGACTCTGACGAGGAGAGCAAGATCACAGAGGAGAAGTTAAAACTACCCGGAGATAaagccaagaagaagaaagcaaacATCCAGGTTGTGGATCAGAAGGGAGAGTAG